The following proteins are co-located in the Opitutaceae bacterium genome:
- a CDS encoding PIN domain-containing protein — translation MKVFLDTSVLLAASGSATGASRALISLAAKHRWTLLSCQYCRTEVLRNLPKVGLNASLTFETEIEGAIRFVKDRVSSEKPLVFPVSKDRPVVTTALAEKCEVLVTWDRADFQGKLGGQVYGMLIRTPGDWLAEELA, via the coding sequence GTGAAGGTCTTTCTCGACACGAGCGTCCTGCTGGCCGCGTCGGGGTCGGCTACAGGCGCCAGCCGGGCGCTCATTTCGCTTGCGGCCAAACATCGCTGGACGCTTCTCAGTTGCCAATATTGTCGGACGGAAGTGCTGCGCAACCTACCCAAAGTCGGGTTGAATGCCTCGCTGACTTTCGAGACGGAAATCGAGGGCGCGATTCGTTTTGTGAAGGATCGGGTGTCTTCCGAGAAGCCTCTCGTCTTTCCGGTCTCCAAAGATCGCCCGGTCGTCACCACGGCGTTGGCGGAAAAGTGCGAGGTACTCGTGACGTGGGACCGCGCCGATTTTCAGGGCAAGCTTGGTGGGCAAGTTTACGGGATGCTGATTCGGACACCGGGCGACTGGCTGGCAGAAGAACTTGCGTAG